The sequence CGACATCGAGATGCCGGCGCTCTCCAGCCTCATCGCCCGCGATGCGCCGGATCTGCTGATCGTGCCGTCGATGACGTCCAGCCTTGCCGGCTATCACCGCGTCTTCGGCTGCGCCAAGGCGCGGGCTGTCGAGCTGATGTGCTCGGTCGCCGTCTGCGGTGTGGTGGGTGCTTCGCCCGGCACGACCCAGAACGACACGAATGTCTCCGGTGCTGCGCTCTATATCCCGTGCGAACCTTCCCTCGGCTATCGCGGGGTCGTGGCGGAGATCGCTCCGATCGATGGTACCAGGGGCGAGGAACCGCTTCTCGTCGTCGATGTCCCCGTTGCGGCCATCCGGGCCCTGCGGGCAGGTGGCGCCGAGGTCTGGCCGGGCAACTGGTCGGCGGATCACGTCACATTGTCGAGCGAATGAGCCAATGAGTTTCCCGGATAGTTCGCAAGTCTCTGGCGGCGACCGCATCAATGGTGCCGTCGTGCTGCTTGCCGGCCTCAGCGGCGGGCTGGGTGTCGCACTTTCGGCGATGGCAGCCCATGTTCCCGGCGGCGATTTGCTCTCGAACGCGGCCAACATGCTGCTCTTCCACGCGCCGGCCTTTCTGGCGTTGGCGGCGCTGAGGAACAGTGGCTTGCGTGGAATTCTGGCAGGTGCCGCATTGGTTCTTGCCGTCGGACTTGCGTTGTTTGCCGGCGATATCGCTTCGCGGGTCATGCTGGGGCACCGGCTGTTCCCGATGGCCGCGCCCGTAGGCGGCAGCCTCATGATCGCCGCCTGGGCAGGCATCGTGCTGGCCGGTATCGTGCGACTGGCGCGCCGGGCCTGAGGCCTGTCTGCGCGAGGCTGTCGCAGGTGCGACGCAAAGCCTCGACGGAATGTCGTTTTTCGGCAAGAGCGGCTGCCGGATCGGTAGCACAACGGGAGTGAGGGCGTTCGCAACGCAACTCCGCTGGTGCGGCGTTGCCCGCGCCCGCGAGAGCGCCGCCGGCAAGAGGACCGCATGACACGCTTCTCCTTCTGGGACCTGGCCTTGAAGGCCCTCAATGCCCATCAGGATTGGGGCCACCAGTGGCGCAAGCCCGATCCCAAGCCCGAATACGACGTGATCATCATCGGCGCGGGCGGCCATGGACTTGCCACCGCCTATTATCTTGCGACCGAGCACGGCATCACCAACATCGCTGTTCTGGAAAAGGGCTGGCTCGGCGGCGGCAATACGGGCCGCAACACCACCATCGTGCGGTCCAACTATCTCTGGGAAGAGAGCGAGGCGCTCTACGACCACGCGATGGACCTGTGGCAGGACCTGTCGCAGGAGCTGAACTACAACGTCATGTATTCCGCGCGCGGCGTGATGATGCTCGCCCATACGGTTCACGACATCCAGGTCTTCAAGCGCCACGTGCATGCCAACAGGCTGGCCGGCGTCCAGAACGAGTGGCTGAGCGCGGAGGAAGCCAAGGAGTTCTGTCCGCCGCTCAACATCGGCCGCAACATCCGCTATCCGGTGCTCGGCGCCGCGCTCCAGCGCAAGGGCGGCGTTGCCCGCCACGATGCAGTGGCCTGGGGCTACGCGCGCGGAGCGGACCGGCGCGGTGTCGACATCATCCAGAACTGCGCGGTCACGGGCATCCGCCGCCACGCCGACGGATCGGTTGCCGGCGTCGAGACCTCGCGCGGCTTCATCGGGGCGAAGAAGGTCGGCGTGGTCGCGGCCGGCCACACCTCGGTCGTCATGGACATGGCCGGCGTGCGTATGCCGCTGGAGTCCAATCCGCTGCAGGCGCTCGTTTCCGAGCCGGTGAAGCCCTGCTTCCCCTGTGTGGTCATGTCCAACACGGTGCACGCCTATATCTCGCAGTCGGACAAGGGAGAGCTGGTGATCGGTGCGGGTACCGACCAGTATGTCTCCTACAGCCAGACCGGCGGCCTGCAGATCACAACCCACACGGTCGATGCGATCTGCGAGCTGTTTCCGATGTTCCGCCGCATGCGCATGCTGCGCAACTGGGGTGGTATCGTCGACGTCACGCCGGACCGCTCGCCGATCATCGGCAAGACCCCGGTGCCCGGCCTTTATGTCAATTGCGGCTGGGGTACGGGCGGGTTCAAGGCGACACCGGGCTCGGGGCATGTCTTCGCCCACACCATCGCGCGGGACGAGCCGCACCCGGTCAATGCGCCGTTCACGCTGGACCGGTTCCGTACCGGCCGGCTCATCGACGAGGCGGCGGCTGC comes from Stappia sp. 28M-7 and encodes:
- a CDS encoding DUF423 domain-containing protein, whose amino-acid sequence is MSFPDSSQVSGGDRINGAVVLLAGLSGGLGVALSAMAAHVPGGDLLSNAANMLLFHAPAFLALAALRNSGLRGILAGAALVLAVGLALFAGDIASRVMLGHRLFPMAAPVGGSLMIAAWAGIVLAGIVRLARRA
- a CDS encoding sarcosine oxidase subunit beta family protein, whose translation is MTRFSFWDLALKALNAHQDWGHQWRKPDPKPEYDVIIIGAGGHGLATAYYLATEHGITNIAVLEKGWLGGGNTGRNTTIVRSNYLWEESEALYDHAMDLWQDLSQELNYNVMYSARGVMMLAHTVHDIQVFKRHVHANRLAGVQNEWLSAEEAKEFCPPLNIGRNIRYPVLGAALQRKGGVARHDAVAWGYARGADRRGVDIIQNCAVTGIRRHADGSVAGVETSRGFIGAKKVGVVAAGHTSVVMDMAGVRMPLESNPLQALVSEPVKPCFPCVVMSNTVHAYISQSDKGELVIGAGTDQYVSYSQTGGLQITTHTVDAICELFPMFRRMRMLRNWGGIVDVTPDRSPIIGKTPVPGLYVNCGWGTGGFKATPGSGHVFAHTIARDEPHPVNAPFTLDRFRTGRLIDEAAAAAVAH